The nucleotide sequence TGATTTTAGGATTAAATTTTAATTTAGGTTATGAAGTTATTGTGTTGGGACTTGGGATGATTTATTCGTGCTTTGTTAGATCTGGCTTGGCTTTTCGACGCTGATCTGGATGAATTTAGTGTTAATTTTGATTGATCTGATTTAGGTTGTGAAGTTATTGTATGTTACGATGATTTAGTGATTTACTTGTTCTTATTAGATCTGGTTTGGCTTTTTGATGTTGATCTGGATGATTTTAGTGTTAATTTCGGATTTAGGTTTAATCAGTTATCGTTTGTTGCAATGGCTTTAATAGTGCTTTGTCAAATCTGGTTTGGCTTTTCAATGTTGATCTGGATGATTATAATGTTAGTTTCTGATTTGGGTTGTGAAATTATCGCATGTGAGTATGTGACGATGATTCATCAATCATCCATGCCTTGTTAGATCTGTATTTTGCGTTGTTTGCTGAACAATATGTAATCGTGTGATTATAGTATGCACATGATCATCCAAATTGAATTTAAGATCTAGGTCATTGCAAATTAATTTGCTTGAATTTGATTTTGTGATGATAGTTTGCTCATAAGGATCTCAAACATGTTAAATTACAAGATGTGATATTATATTTAAGTTGAAGAGATGTTTTGTTTTTGCAGTTTAAACCTGAGGAGATGAAAGGCATCATTAAGGAATTTGATGAAGCTGGTACCCTTGCCCCAACAGGTATGTTCATCGCGGGTCAAAAATATATGGTCCTCCAAGGGGAACCGGGAGCTGTTATCCGTGGAAAGAAGGTAATATATATAGAATTaacgggttcgggttgaaacgTATCATTTATCAGTTCCGGGTTGAAATAGACTGGATTTTGTTGACCCGTCAACCCTTTTTTGTCCATGTATTATAGATATAACCATATAGGGGCATGTTCATTTCACAACCAATAGTATGTTAAGAGCCGCAAAACCACATAATTCACTTGTTCAAAGTGCATAAAAAATAATCATAATTAGCGGGGTAGAAAAAACTCATAACGAGTTGAGCCTTATTGAGcctgagccgagcttgagcctaaataAAGCTCATTTATTTATCGAGCCTGAGCTCGAGCCTAGCATTTGAAGCTAGTCGAGctttatcgagccttagtgtaatattaatttttattaatgTTTAATAACATTTACCCCTTATTTAAAGTTGTCTAGTAAACGAGCCCAACCGAGCTTATTTAAGCTTGTTTACGAGCCAAgcccgaacctaaaaataagcgtgtttagtaaacgagcctgagcccaagcttcacttatcgagctcacgagcctaaacgagtctattatttatattttttatttaatatattaattaatagataataaacaagccgagctcgagcttgagaaactaccaacgagcactcgagctctcataagttaataagttaatcgagctcgagcctggtcgagctcggctcggcttgtttGCACTCCTAATTATGTGGTTTACGGCTCGGCTTGTTTGCACCCCTGGTTATGCGGTTTACACAATTCCCAACATATTACTTACTAGTACTGAAATGTTTAAATAATAAATACGTTACATCTAAAGCTTGTTTTAAAACAATTTATGAATGCATCAAAAATGGAATTTGGATGACTTTCAACCTATTTGACCGATAGTCAACTTACCTTcgttatttgaaaaaaaaaaaaaaacagaaattatttctagaataatataAGTTTTACAAGTCATATATGTGTTCAACGATTTGTTTTGACCCAAACATGTTTTACCTGTTAGCCAAACACACCCATTAACGACTTCTAGTAACTTGTGTTAATTTTCGATTGGTAGGGAGCCGGAGGAATATGCATCAAGAAAACGGGCCAAGCCATGATCATGGGCATTTATGATGAGCCCGTTGCTCccggacaatgcaacatggtcgTCGAGAGGTTGGGAGATTACCTCGTGGATCAGGGCATGTAGACCTCTTCCTCGTTATTCAATAACAtgtttctttcttcttcctttaaCGAATTTCGAATAGCTTTTTTATCGATAGTTTTCTTTCTGAGCATATAATTGTTGTCTTGGAGTTTTCTTCTCCGTCTTCTCATTATACGATATTTAATCGAATACATAAAGTTCAATAACTTTTTACTTCATATTCGGTCTCTCGATGTGTTCTTATGTTTATATAAAATTCCAACTTTGTAAACTATTAAAAAGGTATGGAGATGTGATTTGTACACTGCCTCTTTCACCTATACGCTTATAAGCCAATGGTTTTGAacattttaccctttttaccaattTAAAGTGATAAGAACATCTGTCATGGGGTACGTCAAACCTCATAGGCGCAAACGGgaagagagggggggggggggttgaagAGAGGGTGACGGGTCTTGTGGTTCCCAATGCATCCGGAAGTCGAGTTAGGCCGATATAGAATAGTGATGTTGACAAAATGTGACACTGTCTGTATCCCACATATATAAAGTTTTTGTGGCCTGTACGATTTGGAGATAAAACACAAACGCCGTCTAGCAAATATCTCATATTCGAATATAGTATCTATACCTCCTTGAAGACCCTATGTCTAGCCTAAGTTGTGTTTTACCTTATCTCATTGGTTAGCAAAGTATTTGTGAGGTCCCgtgagtattgtttgattctcatggttaaaaaaagaagaaaaaaggtaATGAGCTGAGTTGAATATAACCAAAAATTTTATTGAGCTTTTTTACAAGATATATGATAAGTATATGGTTGCCAATGAGTCGGACTTATTCGAGCTAGAATTTAATGTAAGCCAATTTAAGTCATGTCGAGTTTGGCTTAGTTGAGATTTTTTTATCAACTTGTTAAAGGTATTTAGTTCTCGTGTCTAGTATAAGACAATAATTAGTTCCTTTTCTTTTCGACCCTCGTCATCTTGTTTTGGAATTCCATTAAATGGTCCAATACGTGAAAAAGAACCCTACTAAACTAAGTGACACTTAACCTAAGTACTAACGAATGAAACAATATCAAGATCGAAGGCAATGTCGGCTAATAGACTTAGAAAATATCAATTATAAGTAACGGTTACCACTGGTTCATTTTCGTATGCCCCACTCGAATGAACCAAGTAGCTACAAATCTTACGGATGACCCTAACTTTGTGGCCTATATGGTTTGAACTTGAGTCTCGGCTCGGCTATCCCTTAAATTTTAGAAATGGATCATTATAACATACTAATAATTTTTTAGCAGATATGACCATTATTTTGAAACAACGTTAAACATGATCATTTTTCTTGCTTTCTTTTTCTTAGTGAAACGTCTTTAGAAAATCAAGAGGATGCTTGTTTCCTTTGGATTTGTTGAAATTAACGGAACTGATTCGAGttagactgcggggtatggggcgggggtttgggcgtgggtgggctgaaaacgcccaagccaccaccccgggtgggcatgggtttgggcgtggcccctttttcgtgggtttgaagccgggcgtggggcgggctagcaaggtgacatggcaggctctcaatggctatgtgtcaactcatgccccca is from Helianthus annuus cultivar XRQ/B chromosome 9, HanXRQr2.0-SUNRISE, whole genome shotgun sequence and encodes:
- the LOC110877096 gene encoding profilin produces the protein MSWQTYVDEHLMCDIEGTGQHLTSAAILGLDGTVWAQSAKFPQFKPEEMKGIIKEFDEAGTLAPTGMFIAGQKYMVLQGEPGAVIRGKKGAGGICIKKTGQAMIMGIYDEPVAPGQCNMVVERLGDYLVDQGM